A portion of the Micromonospora tarapacensis genome contains these proteins:
- a CDS encoding UdgX family uracil-DNA binding protein (This protein belongs to the uracil DNA glycosylase superfamily, members of which act in excision repair of DNA. However, it belongs more specifically to UdgX branch, whose founding member was found to bind uracil in DNA (where it does not belong), without cleaving it, appears to promote DNA repair by a pathway involving RecA, rather than base excision.), producing MADTDTAPGAQRFIPPRADTLDALRAAATGCRGCELYRDASQTVFGRGDATARVVFVGEQPGDIEDQKGLPFVGPAGRLLRKAVDDAGLDPGHIYLTNAVKHFRFELRGKRRIHQTPDRVHIIACRPWLVAEFAQLNPEVVVALGATAAKSLLGPAFRVTRQRGELLPWPAAAQHPEDFQRVPVDSAGHTADAPPARVLATIHPSAVLRADNQDIAYDGLVADLTVAARALAG from the coding sequence ATGGCCGACACCGACACCGCGCCCGGCGCCCAACGCTTCATCCCACCGCGGGCCGACACCCTCGACGCCCTGCGCGCCGCCGCCACCGGCTGCCGGGGCTGCGAGCTGTACCGGGACGCCTCGCAGACCGTCTTCGGTCGGGGCGACGCCACCGCCCGGGTGGTCTTCGTCGGCGAGCAGCCCGGCGACATCGAAGACCAGAAGGGACTGCCCTTCGTCGGCCCGGCCGGACGGCTGCTGCGCAAGGCGGTCGACGACGCGGGCCTGGACCCGGGACACATCTACCTCACCAACGCCGTGAAGCACTTCCGTTTCGAGCTGCGCGGCAAGCGACGCATCCACCAGACGCCGGACCGGGTGCACATCATCGCCTGCCGGCCCTGGCTGGTCGCCGAATTCGCCCAGCTGAACCCGGAGGTCGTGGTGGCGCTCGGGGCGACCGCCGCGAAGTCGCTGCTCGGCCCGGCGTTCCGGGTCACCCGCCAGCGCGGCGAACTGCTGCCCTGGCCGGCCGCCGCACAGCACCCGGAGGACTTCCAGCGGGTGCCGGTGGACAGCGCCGGGCACACGGCCGACGCGCCGCCGGCCCGGGTGCTGGCGACCATCCACCCGTCCGCGGTGCTCCGCGCCGACAACCAGGACATCGCGTACGACGGGCTGGTCGCCGACCTCACCGTCGCCGCCCGCGCCCTCGCCG
- a CDS encoding sporulation protein, with protein sequence MRLTGVSPESGGTGLTVQTVLANPSTRPGLRLPGRVNLVAGSVDVPVFHVRLGLVSTVEPDDPEAPRGLVQFHQAQVAGALVLRAGRARSIPFEFPLPWETPVTTLGGVPLLSLRMGLRTEVAIEPAVDQGAMVPVFVHPLPTQQHVLAALAALGFRVRQSGLVDGRLPGVEQTLPVHQRWGFWVGPLYAGPITELEVIFVANPAGLEVILWCDRRLALAGITHTSISRFRVWHAGADQRDWAATVNGWLRHTINRHAAAAAHAHWSANISESAHVSRRPDEPVPPGFGLGGTAGGAGVGGGGGGGGDGT encoded by the coding sequence GTGCGGCTGACGGGGGTGTCACCGGAGTCGGGCGGAACGGGCCTGACGGTGCAGACCGTGCTGGCCAACCCGAGCACCCGCCCCGGCCTGCGGCTGCCGGGGCGGGTCAACCTCGTCGCCGGCTCCGTCGACGTGCCGGTCTTCCACGTCCGGCTCGGCCTGGTCAGCACGGTCGAGCCGGACGATCCGGAGGCTCCCCGCGGGCTGGTGCAGTTCCACCAGGCGCAGGTGGCCGGCGCGTTGGTGCTGCGGGCCGGGCGGGCCCGGTCGATTCCCTTCGAGTTCCCGTTGCCGTGGGAGACGCCGGTGACCACGCTGGGCGGGGTGCCGTTGCTCAGCCTGCGGATGGGACTGCGGACGGAGGTGGCGATCGAGCCCGCGGTGGACCAGGGCGCGATGGTGCCGGTCTTCGTCCACCCGCTGCCCACCCAGCAGCACGTGCTGGCCGCGCTGGCCGCGCTCGGTTTCCGCGTCCGGCAGTCGGGGCTGGTGGACGGCCGGCTGCCGGGGGTGGAGCAGACCCTGCCGGTGCACCAGCGGTGGGGTTTCTGGGTGGGGCCGCTCTACGCCGGGCCGATCACCGAGCTGGAGGTGATCTTCGTGGCCAACCCCGCGGGGCTCGAGGTGATCCTCTGGTGCGACCGGCGGTTGGCGCTGGCCGGGATCACCCACACCAGCATCAGCCGGTTCCGGGTCTGGCACGCGGGTGCCGACCAGCGGGACTGGGCGGCCACCGTGAACGGCTGGCTGCGCCACACGATCAACCGGCACGCCGCCGCCGCGGCCCACGCGCACTGGTCGGCCAACATCAGCGAGTCGGCCCACGTCAGCCGGCGGCCCGACGAGCCGGTTCCGCCGGGTTTCGGGCTGGGCGGCACGGCGGGCGGCGCCGGTGTCGGCGGTGGCGGCGGTGGCGGTGGCGACGGCACCTGA
- the leuE gene encoding leucine efflux protein LeuE, whose protein sequence is MMSSVLGITDIWTYVLGTVAIVLLPGPNSLFVLSAAARRGVGVGYRAASGVWVGDAVLMFLSAAGVASLLQAYPPVFLVIKYAGAGYLGYVGLTMLRGAWRRWRDRNDPSTPRLIDAAEPAAVRSPFRKALVVSLLNPKAILFFVSFFIQFVDPTYPWPALSFLLLGLIAQVASVLYLTALIFAGTFLAAQFRRRRRLAAGATTAVGALFLGFGLKLAQG, encoded by the coding sequence ATGATGTCGAGCGTGCTGGGGATCACCGACATCTGGACCTACGTGCTGGGCACCGTGGCCATCGTGCTGCTGCCCGGGCCCAACTCGCTGTTCGTCCTCTCCGCCGCCGCCCGACGGGGGGTGGGCGTCGGTTACCGGGCGGCGAGCGGGGTGTGGGTCGGCGACGCGGTGCTCATGTTCCTCTCCGCCGCCGGAGTGGCGTCGCTGCTCCAGGCGTACCCACCGGTCTTCCTAGTGATCAAGTACGCGGGCGCCGGGTACCTGGGCTACGTGGGGCTGACCATGCTGCGCGGGGCCTGGCGGCGCTGGCGGGACCGCAACGACCCGAGCACCCCGCGACTGATCGACGCGGCGGAGCCGGCGGCGGTGCGCAGCCCGTTCCGCAAGGCGCTGGTGGTCAGCCTGCTCAACCCGAAGGCGATCCTGTTCTTCGTCTCGTTCTTCATCCAGTTCGTCGACCCGACCTACCCCTGGCCGGCGCTGTCGTTCCTGCTGCTCGGGCTGATCGCGCAGGTGGCCAGCGTGCTCTACCTCACTGCGCTGATCTTCGCGGGCACGTTCCTGGCCGCCCAGTTCCGCCGGCGCCGCCGGCTGGCGGCCGGCGCGACCACCGCCGTCGGCGCGCTCTTCCTCGGCTTCGGCCTCAAGCTCGCCCAGGGGTGA
- a CDS encoding bifunctional pyridoxamine 5'-phosphate oxidase family protein/GNAT family N-acetyltransferase — MYAQTARTTASRSPDRMSYDRDAAHAVIDEAYHCVLGFTVDGEPRLLPTLHVRVGDTLYLHGSTGSRPLLAARGGGLPVCVAVTLLDGLVLARSQFHHSANYRSVIAHGTAYLVTDPGERAAVFTALVEKVAAGRAADSRPPARRELAATAVLALPLVEVSVRARGGGVNDEPADLDLPYWAGVVPLRLAAGPPEPDVGVATPVPAYLRPAHSPWHEPVVLRGGQVLLEPLDLSHADELFAATADPEVWRHLGGRQPADAAQLAAVIRAYLSAWHRGEQVPWVQRCAVTGAVLGTTSYYEIDPERRSVAIGHTFLGRPWWRTGVNTEAKLLLLTRAFEELGAVRVVWHTDIRNERSQRAIERLGAHREGVLRMHRLRPDGSWRDTVQYSMTVDEWPNAQVRLWERLRAPAPVDR, encoded by the coding sequence ATGTACGCGCAGACCGCCCGCACCACCGCCAGCCGCTCCCCGGACCGGATGAGCTACGACCGCGACGCCGCCCACGCCGTGATCGACGAGGCGTACCACTGCGTGTTGGGGTTCACCGTGGACGGCGAACCCCGGCTGCTGCCCACCCTGCACGTCCGCGTCGGCGACACGCTCTACCTGCACGGCTCGACCGGCAGCCGGCCGTTGCTGGCCGCCCGCGGCGGCGGCCTGCCGGTCTGCGTGGCGGTCACCCTGCTCGACGGGCTGGTCCTCGCCCGCTCGCAGTTCCACCACAGCGCCAACTACCGGTCGGTGATCGCGCACGGCACCGCTTACCTGGTCACCGATCCGGGCGAGCGGGCCGCGGTGTTCACCGCCCTGGTGGAAAAGGTCGCCGCCGGTCGCGCGGCGGACAGCCGCCCGCCGGCCCGGCGGGAACTCGCCGCGACCGCCGTGCTGGCGCTGCCGCTGGTGGAGGTCTCGGTGCGCGCCCGCGGCGGCGGGGTGAACGACGAGCCAGCCGACCTCGACCTGCCGTACTGGGCCGGGGTGGTGCCGCTACGGTTGGCCGCCGGGCCGCCCGAGCCCGACGTCGGGGTGGCCACGCCGGTGCCGGCCTACCTGCGGCCGGCTCACTCACCGTGGCACGAGCCGGTGGTGCTGCGCGGTGGGCAGGTGCTGCTGGAGCCGCTCGACCTGTCGCACGCCGACGAACTGTTCGCCGCCACCGCCGACCCGGAGGTCTGGCGGCACCTCGGCGGACGCCAGCCGGCGGACGCCGCCCAACTGGCGGCTGTCATCCGGGCCTACCTGTCCGCGTGGCACCGGGGCGAGCAGGTGCCGTGGGTGCAGCGGTGCGCGGTCACCGGCGCGGTGCTCGGCACCACCTCGTACTACGAGATCGACCCCGAACGGCGGTCGGTGGCGATCGGGCACACCTTCCTCGGCCGGCCGTGGTGGCGCACCGGGGTCAACACCGAGGCGAAGCTGCTGCTGCTCACCCGCGCCTTCGAGGAGTTGGGCGCGGTGCGGGTGGTCTGGCACACCGACATCCGCAACGAGCGCTCCCAGCGCGCCATCGAGCGGCTCGGCGCGCACCGGGAGGGGGTGCTGCGGATGCACCGGTTGCGCCCGGACGGCTCGTGGCGGGACACCGTGCAGTATTCGATGACCGTCGACGAGTGGCCGAACGCACAGGTCCGGCTGTGGGAAAGGCTTCGCGCGCCGGCCCCGGTGGACCGATGA